A region of Thermobifida halotolerans DNA encodes the following proteins:
- a CDS encoding complex I subunit 4 family protein — protein sequence MLSVVVFLPLVAAVVLLVLPRPGDRTVAWTWIAVTAVDLALVVGLWVGYVRSPSAAVGTAGPIAYETDLRWIPSVGSGYHIGVDGLSLPLVAMTAVLFCACAVYSLRRTERVRGQAALFLFLQTVSLGLFVALDLILFFVFFDLSIVGMYFVIAGWGHGPAARSALQFFLYTFVGSLALLLGFIGLYLAADPRTFDMVELARQTPLDGRGPAGGLVLLAVALGLAVKTPLVPFHTWLPPAHTDAPAAGSAILAGVLLKMGTYGFVRIAMPVLPEAWRAHASVFVALGVVSVLYGALVALAQTDFKRMVAYTSVNHMGYILLGLGAAGLATGAEADAAAVAVTGAVTQMVSHGLLTGALFLLSGVLYARAGTYDMASYGGLAAPAPRFAALTAVAAFGALGLPGLSGFIAEFQIFTGSLGPAPVPTALALVGILLTAALFLRALQRLFLGAERTPDNTRVTDLRAFEAVPIAALTALSVAVGLLPWFLLDVIDPAARAVAAVVVR from the coding sequence GTGCTCTCCGTCGTGGTCTTCTTGCCGCTGGTCGCCGCCGTGGTGCTGCTCGTGCTGCCCCGACCGGGCGACCGGACGGTCGCGTGGACCTGGATCGCGGTGACGGCCGTGGACCTGGCTCTGGTCGTCGGCCTGTGGGTCGGCTACGTCCGCTCCCCCTCAGCCGCGGTCGGTACGGCCGGACCGATCGCCTACGAGACGGACCTGCGCTGGATCCCCAGCGTCGGCTCCGGCTACCACATCGGGGTGGACGGCCTGTCCCTGCCGCTGGTGGCGATGACGGCGGTCCTGTTCTGCGCCTGCGCGGTGTACTCGCTGCGGCGGACGGAGCGGGTGCGCGGTCAGGCCGCGCTGTTCCTGTTCCTGCAGACGGTGTCGCTGGGCCTGTTCGTCGCGCTCGACCTGATCCTGTTCTTCGTCTTCTTCGACCTGTCGATCGTCGGCATGTACTTCGTCATCGCCGGATGGGGCCACGGCCCCGCCGCGCGCTCGGCGCTGCAGTTCTTCCTGTACACGTTCGTCGGGTCGCTGGCGCTGCTGCTGGGCTTCATCGGCCTGTACCTGGCCGCCGACCCGCGCACCTTCGACATGGTGGAGCTGGCCCGCCAGACCCCGCTGGACGGCCGGGGCCCGGCCGGGGGCCTGGTGCTGCTGGCCGTGGCCCTCGGTCTGGCGGTCAAGACCCCCCTGGTGCCGTTCCACACCTGGCTGCCGCCCGCCCACACCGACGCGCCCGCGGCCGGTTCGGCGATCCTGGCCGGGGTGCTGCTGAAGATGGGCACCTACGGCTTCGTCCGCATCGCCATGCCGGTCCTGCCCGAGGCGTGGCGCGCCCACGCCTCGGTGTTCGTGGCCCTGGGAGTGGTCTCGGTGCTGTACGGAGCACTGGTCGCGCTGGCCCAGACCGACTTCAAGCGGATGGTCGCCTACACCTCCGTCAACCACATGGGCTACATCCTGCTGGGACTGGGCGCGGCCGGGCTGGCCACCGGGGCCGAGGCGGACGCGGCCGCGGTGGCGGTCACCGGCGCGGTGACGCAGATGGTCAGCCACGGCCTGCTCACCGGTGCCCTGTTCCTGCTCTCCGGGGTCCTGTACGCGCGGGCCGGAACCTACGACATGGCCTCCTACGGAGGTCTGGCCGCCCCGGCGCCCCGGTTCGCGGCGCTGACGGCCGTGGCCGCGTTCGGCGCGCTCGGTCTGCCCGGGCTCTCCGGATTCATCGCCGAGTTCCAGATCTTCACCGGCAGTCTGGGACCGGCGCCGGTGCCCACCGCACTGGCCCTGGTCGGCATCCTGCTCACCGCGGCGCTGTTCCTGCGGGCGCTGCAACGGCTGTTCCTCGGCGCGGAGCGGACCCCGGACA
- a CDS encoding proton-conducting transporter membrane subunit — protein sequence MVLGILLALPALAGAALLVSGRRADTVAAPLAVAVAVLLVGLGVAAAVTAPTLPVAALPSIGVAFAVDGLAAVGVTTVTAVFAAVAVFSVGDLGPNQARARYHGFLLLFASAMLATVTAVDLLGLLVAWEVMGAVSYALIAYWWRDPARGRSAAVAFLTTRTADLGMYLAAGAALAGGAAALELAALPGLGGAWRDAAVAGLLVAALGKSAQLPFSFWLSRAMAGPTPVSALLHSATMVAAGGYLLLRVHPALAATGWAASASAWIGVLTALLMGAVAYVQRDLKQLLAASTCSQLGFVVLAAGVGALGGGALQFAAHAAAKSLLFLSAGAWLTTLGTQDLRELRGAARRRPLVGAVFSVGALAVGGLPPLAVWVAKDEVLAAALAASGALYAAGLAASAVSAAYAARALVAVWSAPAPRSEAGRVPASERIPLPVLAAAAAGLGVVALPPLAAWWRGLLGQEGAASPGVGEMVVSGTLAVAVLVAVAWAHGDRSPAPLRAAARARPRWSREWLWLERAARTGAVAPVLAVSRALATFDDRVLAAGVGSGAAAGVRLARLAGARIEPRLDGAVRAVASGLRSAGRWARRPQTGLLHQYYVQAVAAMAFLAVLLVLLVLLG from the coding sequence GTGGTACTGGGGATTCTGCTCGCACTGCCCGCACTGGCCGGGGCCGCGCTGCTGGTGTCGGGGCGCCGGGCCGACACCGTGGCCGCGCCGCTGGCCGTGGCCGTGGCGGTGCTCCTGGTCGGACTGGGCGTGGCGGCGGCGGTCACCGCGCCGACGCTCCCGGTTGCGGCGCTGCCCTCGATCGGCGTCGCCTTCGCCGTCGACGGGCTGGCGGCGGTGGGGGTGACCACGGTCACCGCGGTGTTCGCGGCCGTGGCGGTGTTCTCCGTCGGAGACCTCGGGCCGAATCAGGCGCGCGCCCGCTACCACGGCTTCCTGCTGCTGTTCGCCTCGGCCATGCTGGCCACGGTCACCGCCGTCGACCTGCTGGGGCTGCTCGTCGCGTGGGAGGTCATGGGCGCGGTCTCCTACGCGCTCATCGCCTACTGGTGGCGCGATCCCGCTCGGGGGCGTTCGGCGGCCGTCGCCTTCCTCACCACGCGCACCGCCGACCTGGGCATGTACCTGGCGGCGGGGGCGGCCCTGGCCGGTGGCGCGGCGGCCCTGGAGCTGGCGGCGCTGCCCGGCCTCGGCGGCGCGTGGCGCGACGCCGCGGTCGCCGGTCTGCTGGTCGCCGCGCTGGGCAAGTCCGCGCAACTGCCGTTCAGCTTCTGGCTGTCCCGCGCGATGGCCGGTCCCACCCCGGTCTCCGCGCTGCTGCACTCGGCGACGATGGTCGCGGCCGGAGGGTATCTGCTACTGCGCGTCCACCCCGCGCTGGCCGCCACGGGCTGGGCCGCGTCGGCCTCAGCCTGGATCGGCGTGCTCACCGCCCTGCTGATGGGCGCGGTGGCCTACGTCCAGCGCGACCTCAAGCAACTGCTGGCCGCCTCGACCTGCTCGCAACTGGGGTTCGTGGTGCTGGCCGCCGGAGTGGGCGCCCTCGGCGGAGGCGCGCTGCAGTTCGCCGCGCACGCGGCGGCCAAGAGCCTGCTCTTCCTCTCCGCGGGTGCCTGGCTGACCACGCTGGGCACCCAGGATCTCCGGGAACTGCGCGGCGCGGCCCGCCGCCGTCCACTGGTCGGCGCGGTGTTCTCGGTGGGGGCGCTCGCCGTGGGCGGGCTGCCGCCGCTGGCGGTCTGGGTGGCCAAGGACGAGGTGCTGGCAGCCGCCCTGGCGGCGTCGGGGGCGCTCTACGCCGCCGGCCTGGCCGCCTCGGCGGTCAGCGCCGCCTACGCCGCCAGGGCTCTGGTGGCCGTGTGGTCGGCCCCGGCCCCCCGCTCGGAGGCGGGCCGGGTGCCCGCCTCCGAGCGGATTCCGCTTCCGGTGCTGGCCGCGGCGGCTGCCGGGCTCGGCGTGGTGGCGCTGCCGCCGCTGGCCGCGTGGTGGCGCGGCCTGCTGGGGCAGGAGGGCGCCGCCTCGCCGGGCGTCGGAGAGATGGTTGTCTCGGGGACGCTCGCCGTCGCGGTGCTCGTGGCGGTCGCGTGGGCGCACGGCGACCGGAGCCCCGCCCCGCTCAGGGCGGCCGCGCGGGCACGGCCGCGGTGGTCGCGGGAGTGGCTGTGGCTGGAGCGGGCCGCGCGTACCGGTGCGGTCGCGCCTGTCCTGGCGGTGTCGCGTGCGCTGGCGACGTTCGACGACCGGGTTCTCGCGGCGGGGGTCGGCTCGGGCGCCGCGGCCGGGGTGCGCCTGGCCCGGCTCGCCGGCGCGCGGATCGAGCCGCGCCTGGACGGCGCGGTGCGCGCGGTGGCCTCGGGGCTGCGCTCCGCGGGCCGGTGGGCCCGGCGGCCGCAGACCGGGCTGCTGCACCAGTACTACGTCCAGGCCGTTGCCGCCATGGCGTTCCTGGCCGTCCTGCTCGTCCTGCTCGTCCTGCTGGGGTGA
- the nuoK gene encoding NADH-quinone oxidoreductase subunit NuoK yields the protein MSLELFLLLAAALLAVGLYGALSQQGVVMIMMGLELMVNAVIVAAAAFWFHLSADRPDGQVLVLVAITAMAVEMAVGFAVATAIFRARDVDMVDSAADLRD from the coding sequence GTGAGCCTGGAACTGTTCCTGCTGCTGGCGGCCGCGCTGCTGGCGGTCGGCCTGTACGGGGCGCTCAGCCAGCAGGGCGTCGTCATGATCATGATGGGCCTGGAGCTGATGGTCAACGCCGTGATCGTGGCGGCCGCCGCGTTCTGGTTCCACCTGTCGGCCGACCGCCCCGACGGGCAGGTGCTCGTGCTGGTGGCGATCACCGCCATGGCGGTGGAGATGGCGGTCGGGTTCGCCGTGGCCACCGCCATCTTCCGGGCCCGCGACGTCGACATGGTCGACTCCGCCGCCGACCTGCGGGACTGA
- a CDS encoding NADH-quinone oxidoreductase subunit J, translating into MGEMVVFMVCAVGAVAAGIAVFRVDSMARATFALLASFVFTGVAVLLLLDLSYLGVLIILMMVMEMLVMAVFMIMYMMNPAGLTPMAMVHNRRGALAVSVAVFTALAAGIWLVPWPEAGAAPPPDPTESLGAALMGSHMLVMVVVGMVLFATMVAAVVLATDRGRYDRYGDDLRRGAADAPVRKGVGR; encoded by the coding sequence ATGGGGGAAATGGTCGTCTTCATGGTCTGCGCGGTGGGCGCCGTGGCCGCCGGGATCGCGGTGTTCCGGGTGGACTCCATGGCCCGCGCGACGTTCGCGCTGCTGGCCTCGTTCGTGTTCACCGGGGTGGCCGTGCTGCTGCTGCTGGACCTGTCCTACCTGGGGGTCCTCATCATCCTGATGATGGTCATGGAGATGCTGGTCATGGCCGTCTTCATGATCATGTACATGATGAACCCGGCCGGGCTGACACCGATGGCCATGGTGCACAACCGGCGGGGCGCCCTGGCGGTGTCCGTCGCCGTGTTCACCGCCCTTGCCGCCGGGATCTGGCTGGTGCCCTGGCCTGAGGCCGGAGCGGCCCCACCACCGGACCCGACGGAGTCGCTGGGTGCGGCGCTGATGGGCTCGCACATGCTCGTGATGGTCGTCGTCGGCATGGTGCTGTTCGCCACGATGGTCGCCGCGGTCGTGCTGGCCACCGACCGCGGCCGCTACGACCGCTACGGCGACGACCTGCGGCGCGGCGCGGCCGACGCCCCCGTCCGTAAAGGTGTGGGCCGGTGA
- a CDS encoding complex I subunit 1 family protein: MVETPVWGAVAAPLLLAVLAYGAAALAALLRAHAAGAAPTAGLAAPGREAARLLVGQRRSVPGADTLLRQSGVALVPVAATMAVLVVPLGGRVVGDLSVGVVWFNAMEVLIWAAVWLAGWGADSVWGLLGAYRFLALGLAYELPHMFALITAAVGAGSLRVGDIVAAQQDVWFAAVMPVAFAVYLLSALAMAFWGPLDQAVGRDVAGGVAAELSGVDALVLRTGRYLMLAAASAMAVPLFLGGGAGPLLPDWLWSLLKTAAVLAVLVWLAHRLPTVRVDRFVEVGWVVLLPVTLLQALAVSVFVLLEWV, translated from the coding sequence GTGGTTGAGACCCCCGTGTGGGGCGCCGTGGCCGCCCCGTTGCTGCTCGCCGTCCTCGCCTACGGGGCGGCGGCCCTCGCGGCGCTGCTGCGCGCGCACGCCGCCGGAGCAGCGCCGACCGCGGGCCTGGCCGCCCCGGGACGCGAGGCGGCGCGGCTGCTGGTGGGGCAGCGCCGCTCGGTTCCCGGGGCCGACACGCTGCTGCGGCAGTCGGGCGTGGCGCTGGTCCCCGTGGCCGCGACCATGGCCGTGCTGGTGGTTCCGCTCGGCGGCCGGGTGGTCGGCGACCTGTCGGTCGGCGTGGTCTGGTTCAACGCCATGGAGGTGCTGATCTGGGCCGCGGTGTGGCTGGCGGGCTGGGGCGCCGACTCGGTGTGGGGGCTGCTGGGCGCCTACCGGTTCCTGGCGCTGGGGCTGGCCTACGAACTGCCGCACATGTTCGCGCTGATCACGGCGGCGGTGGGGGCCGGGTCGCTGCGGGTCGGTGACATCGTCGCCGCGCAGCAGGACGTGTGGTTCGCCGCGGTGATGCCGGTGGCGTTCGCCGTCTACCTGCTCTCGGCGCTGGCGATGGCGTTCTGGGGGCCCCTCGACCAGGCGGTGGGGCGGGACGTGGCGGGCGGTGTGGCCGCCGAGTTGTCGGGGGTGGACGCCCTGGTGCTGCGCACCGGCCGCTACCTGATGCTCGCCGCGGCCTCGGCCATGGCGGTCCCGCTGTTCCTGGGCGGCGGCGCGGGACCGCTGCTGCCGGACTGGCTGTGGTCGCTGCTCAAGACCGCGGCGGTGCTCGCGGTGCTGGTGTGGCTGGCGCACCGGCTGCCCACGGTGCGCGTGGACCGCTTCGTGGAGGTCGGCTGGGTGGTGCTGTTGCCGGTGACGCTGCTGCAGGCGCTGGCCGTGTCCGTGTTCGTGCTCCTGGAATGGGTGTGA
- a CDS encoding NADH-quinone oxidoreductase subunit A: MDSFWVALPLLGVAVAVPLGLHGVASLVRVGREPLVRAPFLSGMPVREHAVSRHHVRWYAVAMLFLAFDMEMVFMYPWVLVVGEMGAGAVVEMFLFLAVLVAAVVYAWREGVFRWT, translated from the coding sequence GTGGACTCCTTCTGGGTCGCGCTGCCCCTGCTCGGGGTGGCCGTCGCGGTGCCTCTCGGGCTCCACGGCGTCGCCTCCCTGGTGCGCGTGGGGCGTGAGCCGCTGGTGCGAGCCCCCTTCCTGTCGGGGATGCCGGTGCGCGAGCACGCGGTCTCGCGCCACCACGTGCGCTGGTACGCGGTGGCGATGCTCTTCCTGGCCTTCGACATGGAGATGGTCTTCATGTACCCGTGGGTCCTCGTCGTCGGCGAGATGGGGGCCGGGGCCGTGGTCGAGATGTTCCTCTTCCTCGCGGTCCTGGTCGCGGCCGTCGTCTACGCCTGGCGGGAGGGGGTCTTCCGGTGGACCTGA
- a CDS encoding Uma2 family endonuclease has protein sequence MNAQPIPDWLFPPPDGFTAADLDRLPDLPPHTELIDGSLVLVSPQTLFHSLVLSLLEVGLRRALPRHLRVRREMSVVLGPRQRPEPDLLVVRAGDESDGQTFYRPDAVELAVEVVSPESQVRDRERKPQLYAAAGIPHFWRVENVSGGPTVYVYQLDPATAAYALTGIFHDRLDVTVPFDITIDLTEIDRF, from the coding sequence GTGAACGCCCAGCCCATCCCCGACTGGCTGTTTCCCCCGCCCGACGGGTTCACCGCCGCCGACCTCGACCGGCTGCCCGACCTCCCCCCGCACACCGAACTGATCGACGGAAGCCTCGTCCTGGTGAGCCCGCAGACACTCTTCCACTCCCTGGTGTTGTCCCTGCTGGAGGTGGGACTGCGCCGGGCCCTCCCCCGCCACCTGCGCGTCCGGCGCGAGATGAGCGTGGTGCTGGGGCCGCGCCAGCGTCCCGAACCCGACCTGCTGGTGGTCCGCGCCGGAGACGAGAGCGACGGGCAGACCTTCTACCGCCCCGACGCGGTCGAACTCGCCGTGGAGGTCGTCTCCCCCGAATCCCAGGTGCGCGACCGCGAACGCAAACCGCAACTGTACGCGGCGGCGGGCATCCCGCACTTCTGGCGGGTGGAGAACGTCTCGGGCGGACCGACGGTCTACGTCTACCAGCTCGACCCCGCCACCGCCGCCTACGCGCTGACCGGAATCTTCCACGACCGGCTCGACGTGACCGTGCCCTTCGACATCACGATCGACCTGACCGAGATCGACCGGTTCTGA
- a CDS encoding chorismate-binding protein, with translation MRVLIVDNHDSYTYNLFQLFARTLGAEPLVVANDDARWRSLDPTDFDAAVISPGPGTPRRAGDLEQAVRVLAEPDLPVLGVCLGHQALAHHEGAVVTAAPAPRHGHLSRVRHDGSELFTGVPQDFTAVRYHSLHVAEPLPGTLEATAWAEDGVVMALRHRALPRWGVQFHPESVASEHGRVLVANFARLAARHRRVAAGRPGRSENRAGTAAARTPAPAPRPPSTRSDPATPEGRREARAETPSEARWPHPGALRFRVLEREVDAEAVFLARYAEREYAFWLDSSRVGGTARFSFLGCADGPRGEVLTYRVGDGAVRVRSADGAVRDEPGTIFDVLDARVAPAPGARPDLPFDFAGGYVGYFGYELKADCGGAAAHRAATPDAVWLRCDRFVAVDHVAGRTYLVAADGDDDWLAETERALAGLRPLPPPPAARGADPARWAERSRADYLVDVKECLSELAAGESYEICLTARVRLPAPADGTAFYRRLRRTGPAPYAALLRLGETTVHSASPERFLRVGRDGTVESRPIKGTAPRHGDPDVDARLREELRRDPKTRAENLMIVDLLRNDLGRVCEVGSVEVPAFLYTESYATVHQLVSAIRGRLRADRSALDAVRACFPAGSMTGAPKERTMRILDRLESSARGVYSGALGYLSYSGTADLSVVIRSAVSRAGELTVGAGGAVVLDSVPEREHAEMLLKAAVPLRGLETGRARPGAGPGRAEAG, from the coding sequence GTGCGGGTGCTCATCGTGGACAACCACGACTCCTACACCTACAACCTCTTCCAGCTGTTCGCCCGGACCCTCGGCGCCGAACCACTGGTCGTCGCCAACGACGACGCGCGATGGCGGAGCCTGGACCCGACCGACTTCGACGCCGCGGTGATCTCCCCCGGTCCCGGCACCCCGCGGCGCGCGGGCGACCTGGAGCAGGCGGTGCGGGTGCTGGCCGAGCCGGACCTGCCCGTTCTGGGCGTGTGCCTGGGCCACCAGGCGCTCGCCCACCACGAGGGAGCCGTGGTCACCGCGGCCCCCGCTCCCCGGCACGGCCATCTGAGCCGGGTGCGCCACGACGGCTCCGAGCTGTTCACCGGTGTCCCGCAGGACTTCACCGCGGTGCGCTACCACTCGCTGCACGTCGCCGAACCGCTGCCCGGGACCCTGGAGGCCACCGCGTGGGCCGAGGACGGCGTGGTCATGGCGCTGCGCCACCGCGCCCTGCCGCGATGGGGGGTGCAGTTCCACCCCGAGTCCGTGGCCAGCGAGCACGGCCGCGTCCTCGTCGCCAACTTCGCCCGCCTGGCCGCCCGCCACCGCCGCGTCGCCGCGGGCCGTCCGGGGAGGTCCGAGAACCGGGCAGGCACGGCCGCGGCGAGGACGCCCGCCCCCGCCCCGCGACCCCCGAGCACCCGAAGCGACCCCGCCACCCCGGAAGGACGCCGGGAGGCGCGGGCCGAAACCCCCTCGGAGGCGCGGTGGCCGCACCCCGGGGCGCTGCGGTTCCGGGTGCTGGAACGGGAGGTGGACGCCGAGGCGGTGTTCCTCGCCCGCTACGCCGAGCGCGAGTACGCCTTCTGGCTGGACAGCAGCCGCGTCGGCGGCACCGCGCGGTTCTCGTTCCTGGGCTGTGCCGACGGCCCGCGCGGCGAGGTGCTCACCTACCGGGTGGGCGACGGCGCGGTGCGGGTGCGGTCGGCCGACGGCGCGGTCAGAGACGAGCCCGGCACGATCTTCGACGTGCTCGACGCGCGCGTCGCCCCTGCCCCCGGCGCCCGCCCCGACCTGCCCTTCGACTTCGCCGGCGGCTACGTCGGCTACTTCGGCTACGAACTGAAGGCCGACTGCGGCGGCGCGGCCGCGCACCGCGCCGCCACCCCCGACGCGGTGTGGCTGCGCTGCGACCGCTTCGTGGCGGTCGACCACGTCGCGGGACGCACCTACCTGGTCGCCGCCGACGGCGACGACGACTGGCTGGCGGAGACCGAACGCGCTCTGGCCGGTCTGCGGCCCCTCCCGCCGCCGCCCGCGGCGCGCGGCGCGGACCCGGCGCGCTGGGCGGAGCGCTCCCGCGCCGACTACCTGGTCGACGTCAAGGAGTGCCTGAGCGAGCTGGCGGCGGGGGAGAGCTACGAGATCTGCCTGACCGCGCGGGTGCGGCTGCCCGCCCCCGCCGACGGCACCGCCTTCTACCGGAGGCTGCGCCGCACCGGTCCGGCCCCCTACGCGGCGCTGCTGCGGCTGGGGGAGACCACCGTGCACAGCGCCTCCCCGGAGCGCTTCTTGAGGGTGGGCCGCGACGGGACGGTGGAGAGCCGACCGATCAAGGGGACCGCGCCGCGCCACGGCGATCCGGACGTCGACGCCCGGCTGCGGGAGGAGTTGCGCCGCGACCCCAAGACGCGGGCGGAGAACCTGATGATCGTGGACCTGCTCCGCAACGACCTGGGCCGGGTCTGCGAGGTGGGCAGCGTCGAGGTGCCCGCGTTCCTGTACACCGAGTCCTACGCCACGGTGCACCAGCTGGTCTCCGCGATCCGGGGGCGGCTGCGCGCCGACCGGTCGGCGCTGGACGCGGTCCGGGCGTGCTTCCCGGCGGGGTCGATGACGGGGGCGCCCAAGGAGCGCACCATGCGGATCCTGGACCGGTTGGAGTCCAGCGCCCGGGGGGTGTACTCGGGGGCGCTGGGCTACCTGTCGTACTCGGGCACGGCCGATCTGAGCGTGGTGATCCGCTCCGCCGTCAGCCGTGCGGGGGAGTTGACGGTGGGGGCGGGAGGGGCGGTCGTGCTCGACTCGGTTCCCGAGCGGGAGCACGCCGAGATGCTGCTCAAGGCCGCCGTTCCGCTGCGGGGCCTGGAGACGGGACGAGCCCGTCCCGGCGCGGGGCCGGGACGGGCCGAGGCGGGGTGA
- a CDS encoding lytic polysaccharide monooxygenase — MRSRLAALGALAGLAATLAAVVPAEEAYAHGGMTYPATRSYACYVNGIEGGTGGNVVPTNPVCQDVLAENGNYPFYNWYGNLISDAGGRHREIIPDGELCGPHPQFSGMNAVSEHWPTTTLQAGSTITFQYNAWAPHPGTWYQYVTKDDWDPNSPLGWDDLEPVPFDQVTNPPMRDGGPEGAEYYWEATLPNKSGRHIIYSIWQRSDSPEAFYNCSDVVFTGGDPNPDPDPSDTEAPTAPGTPTAGSTDGTSARISWPAASDNVGVTEYRVHDAATDQVLATTTNTSATLTGLSPDTDYEVYVVARDAAGNTSSPSPTLAFNSGSAPATSCEVEYDTPSSWHGGFTAQVRVYNGGHSPIDGWELTWDFTNGETLTQSWSSVAEQSGSTVTVTGASWNSTIPHHGSVEFGFNADAPNGAGTPEGFELNGSPCSVA, encoded by the coding sequence ATGAGAAGCCGGCTCGCCGCTCTCGGCGCGCTCGCTGGCTTGGCCGCCACGCTCGCCGCCGTCGTCCCGGCCGAGGAGGCCTACGCGCACGGCGGCATGACCTACCCCGCCACCCGCAGCTACGCGTGCTACGTGAACGGTATCGAGGGAGGCACCGGCGGCAACGTCGTGCCGACCAACCCCGTCTGCCAGGACGTGCTCGCGGAGAACGGCAACTACCCCTTCTACAACTGGTACGGCAACCTGATCAGCGACGCCGGGGGCCGGCACCGCGAGATCATCCCCGACGGGGAGCTGTGCGGACCCCACCCGCAGTTCAGCGGCATGAACGCGGTCAGCGAGCACTGGCCCACCACCACGCTGCAGGCCGGAAGCACCATCACCTTCCAGTACAACGCCTGGGCGCCGCACCCCGGCACCTGGTACCAGTACGTCACCAAGGACGACTGGGACCCCAACAGCCCGCTGGGCTGGGACGACCTCGAACCCGTCCCCTTCGACCAGGTGACCAACCCGCCGATGCGTGACGGCGGCCCCGAGGGCGCCGAGTACTACTGGGAGGCCACGCTTCCCAACAAGTCCGGCCGCCACATCATCTACTCGATCTGGCAGCGCTCCGACAGCCCGGAGGCCTTCTACAACTGCTCCGACGTGGTCTTCACCGGCGGCGACCCGAACCCGGACCCCGACCCGAGCGACACCGAGGCGCCCACCGCGCCCGGCACCCCCACCGCCGGTTCGACGGACGGCACCTCCGCCCGGATCAGCTGGCCCGCCGCCAGCGACAACGTCGGCGTCACCGAGTACCGGGTGCACGACGCCGCCACCGACCAGGTGCTGGCCACCACCACCAACACCAGCGCCACCCTGACCGGGCTGAGCCCCGACACCGACTACGAGGTCTACGTCGTGGCCCGGGACGCCGCGGGCAACACCTCCAGCCCGTCGCCGACGCTGGCCTTCAACTCCGGCAGCGCACCCGCGACGTCCTGCGAGGTCGAGTACGACACGCCCAGCTCGTGGCACGGCGGCTTCACCGCGCAGGTGCGCGTCTACAACGGCGGCCACTCCCCCATCGACGGCTGGGAGCTGACGTGGGACTTCACCAACGGTGAGACCCTCACCCAGTCGTGGAGCTCGGTGGCGGAGCAGTCCGGTTCCACCGTGACGGTCACCGGCGCCTCGTGGAACAGCACCATCCCGCACCACGGCTCGGTGGAGTTCGGCTTCAACGCCGACGCCCCGAACGGCGCGGGAACCCCCGAAGGGTTCGAGCTCAACGGAAGCCCCTGCTCCGTCGCCTGA
- a CDS encoding metal-dependent transcriptional regulator, translating to MATVANRPSTSVEDYVKVIYDLQERGTGPVTISGIAERLSVSNSSVSGMLRKLCELGLVDHQRYGDVRLTPTGDKVALAVLRRHRLIELYLVEALGYSWDEVHDEAEILEHVVSDRFVDRVAERLGHPTADPHGDPIPTRDGRIAARETRLLAQLEPGSGGVIVRVNDSDPALLRYLASQRIGIGMRVELVERQPFGGPLVVRLGSESDQQEQSIGLGVAEALWIATDH from the coding sequence ATGGCGACTGTTGCGAATCGGCCGTCCACGTCGGTCGAGGACTACGTCAAGGTCATCTACGACCTCCAGGAGCGCGGAACCGGCCCGGTCACCATCTCGGGGATCGCCGAGCGGCTGTCGGTCTCCAACTCCTCGGTGTCGGGCATGCTGCGCAAACTCTGCGAACTGGGACTGGTCGACCACCAGCGCTACGGCGACGTGCGGCTGACCCCCACCGGCGACAAGGTCGCCCTGGCCGTGCTGCGCCGCCACCGCCTGATCGAGCTGTACCTGGTCGAGGCGCTCGGATACTCCTGGGACGAGGTCCACGACGAGGCCGAGATCCTCGAACACGTCGTCTCCGACCGTTTCGTGGACCGGGTCGCCGAACGCCTGGGGCACCCCACCGCCGACCCGCACGGCGACCCCATCCCCACCCGAGACGGCCGGATCGCCGCCCGCGAGACCCGCCTGCTGGCCCAACTGGAACCCGGCAGCGGCGGCGTCATCGTGCGCGTCAACGACTCCGACCCGGCCCTGCTGCGCTACCTGGCCAGCCAGCGGATCGGTATCGGCATGCGGGTCGAACTCGTCGAGCGCCAGCCCTTCGGTGGTCCCCTCGTGGTGCGCCTGGGATCGGAGAGCGACCAGCAGGAGCAGTCCATCGGCCTCGGCGTGGCCGAGGCCCTGTGGATCGCGACCGACCACTGA